The Etheostoma spectabile isolate EspeVRDwgs_2016 chromosome 4, UIUC_Espe_1.0, whole genome shotgun sequence sequence TGCTAGACCGTAGTGACAGTGAGAACATCGCCAGCAGCTACTTCAAGTCAAAGAGAGCGAGCCAACTGCTGGGATGTGAAGCTACCAAGGGACACAGTAAGACCAGGACCTGCAGACTTCCCCACTGACTCAAAATTTCAACTCTCATAACCACATAAATGCTAGAGGCTACAACTGAACCGACTATCTGCAGCAGTCACAATGCCAAACCAATTCACATTTAGGTGTTTAACTTATATTTCCCCCTCTTATGTTGGTTTTACCCATCTGATGGAGCTCTTCTCCTACAGGCATCCACTCTCCTCCTGTGGTTAACGGGGCGGCCCACCACACTGTGACTTGTTCCACTATGAACCCCCTGGTCAGCTCAGACTCCGTCCTGCCACGCCCCTTCCGCCTGGAGTCGTTGGGTGTCCCAGTGTCTAATGGTAAGGTGAGGCGCAAAAAAAGCAAGTCTCACATCCATAATGAGGGGATATGAAAAGACTGTTCCCATTCCCTGCAATACTTAAACGCATATCCCTGTCATctgttttttaaccaaaatgtTATATACACTGTGATTGATCACTGACTGTATTCAATTATGTAAATGGTATTTCTGATAACCCTTGCTAACCTGAAATGTAAACAGCTGGCATGTTTTGTGGACATTACGAGTCCAGctgtgtcatgtgttttaaaacacattttgaatgtttattttgaacAAAGAACTACCTAAAGTACGGTCCATCTACTATAATATTTAACTTCTAATGTTATTTGCTGTTGCTGATTGTAAGCCACAATTTCAACCTGTTTCTTATCTAACATCTAAAATTCTTTTTGCTggatagaaaaaataaaaagaattaatACATTCAATGTATGGTTTGTTTCATTTCCCTAACAAAAAGCCATTTAACATAGGCTTTTGGTGTCATTAACATATTTATGACATGTTTAGACTGTAATGAGCAGTAATAAGAAATAAGATCTTAGTAGACAACATGTATGACCGGTAGTGTCGCATCAAATGCATGGCTGTTGTCAGGGCAACACTGTTGACAGGTAGTAGACGGTAATCTCATGTTACAGTACATGTGACCTCTGGGGTCAGCATTGTGGGTTTAGCCTTATAAAGATGAGACAACCCTAATTTATTCTTAAGGCAAATGTGTTCATGTTGAAAAGGTCTTTTGATGCCAAAATCAAAAGGTTGCttagatttattttaataatgaattatGTAAAATAATCCTACGATGGAGTGTCTATGTCTAGTGTGGGAGTTACAGCAGATACAGAAAATGCAGTCTCAAATGTCTCAACATGCCATTGTTGCATTAGTATCTCTACTGATAAACTCCGTCCTCATGCAGCTCACTTTTCTCTCCGGGTATCTTATTCCTTAATTTGACTATGGCCTGATTTCGTCATCTATTTAATATTACTTGACCTGCAGAGTACCGTGTCAGTTTCATAATTTGACACCCTTTGTTTGCCTGTGCGCAGACATACTCGACACAGATACTGGCCCATTAGGCGACCCCCTCGCCTTACTGACAGCTAACACTACAGAGAAGGGAACTGTAATCGGCTCTCGCAATTACTCAACCACACACTAATCCAAGACTGTTGCATAACAAATGCTTGGCCATTCATATAAGTCAGTGGTAGGAATTAGAAGTCTTAGGGTTACTAAAGGAGAATTACGGTCGATTTCGACACGCATCTCTGttgtctgtcagtagagagaaaaacaaaaccagtcggtgctgcctacaccgtgttatcctcctgctagcgttagcacccaacaggcttaaacagggcaagttttaaacgtgtttttagcctctaaacaggttcaaaatgtcatcaaaagggcctacccatgtgcagtgattccttctgagtggaCACAGAGAATCTGATTGTTCTAGATGTTAtggaaatgcatgaaagttgtgctaattcagctctgaTTAGTTCCAGTGTTGATCCTGCAAGAAGTGCTCCAGGACTGTCAacaaactacaacactgaaaagagacacaaacattttttcataaataagcatattcttatttttttttaaagtgctgtagtacaactagacAAATGTAGTGGCAACCTTATCGCAGCAAATCGGCCTAATCATCCACAGGGACAAGACCAAGATCCTAAAGACCAACTCCGCAAGCACAGAACCCATCACCCTGAATGGGAGCCCCCTGGAAGAAGTGCAGTCCTTCACATACTTGGGAAGCATCATTGACCAGCAGGGCGTTACAGACGCAGACGTCAAGGCAAGGATTGGTAAAGGAAGAGCCGCCTTCGCCCAGCTCAAGAACCTAAACATCTGGATCCTCCAGAAGCTGTCATGACCACCAAGATCCGAATATTCAACTCCAACGTAAAGTCAGTCTTATTGTATGGGGCAGAGACATCAAGGATAAATAAGACTACCATCAGAAAAGTCCAGACCTTCATCAACACCTGCCTCAAAGAATTCTCCAGACCGATGGCCTGACACCATCAGTAATACCAACCTCCGGAAAGGACGGGCCAACTCACTGCCGAAAAGAAatcaggaagaggagatgggcTATAGGGCATACCCTACGAAAACCTCCAACCAGCATCACTAGGCAGGCGTTGCGGTGGAACCCACAAGGCAAGCGGGAGAGAGGTCGGCCAAGAAACACCTGGCGACGCACCTTGAGGTTGACACCACCAAGATGGCTACACCTGGaaccagttagagaaaatggcCCAGGACAGAGGACTCTGgagagctgttgttgttggcggCCCATACCCTGGTAGGGGTGACgggcagtaagtaagtaagtaagtacaactagcaggagttAGTTATAATTGgtgtaagtttggagacactactttatttaatcaataaattgatagcctacgtatttttgttttatctcttttctgtgatgtaatttgtagacggtccctaagctctaaCTGCCTCTCAACACAGGGACTACACACGTATATGTACGtatcatgcatttctgtcacatctacagcaatcagattcactgtgttcactcagaaggaatcacttcacgtggctaggcactggtaatgacattttgaacctgtttagaggctaaaaacacgtttaaaacttgccctgtttgagcctgttggctgctaactctagcaggaggataacacggtgtaggcagcaccgattggtttcatttttctctctactgacagcaccaCAAATTCACAAACAACAGATCTATGTGTTTGAATTGaacggaattctcctttaaggaaacAGAGAAGCGAAAGCACTGATCTGCTCACACGGTAGCGGGGCTCAGGATAATCGGATAACGGATGAAGAGCTGAGTAGGCTTTCTCGTTACTCGAGTGGCGTGTAAGAACAGTAGTATGACTATTTTGATAGTCATTATGTAAGTGGTCGTAAATCCACAGTGCATGTTTACAGCGATGCTAGTTTGGCTGAATTAAAGGACCTTTGCTTCTTTGTGTCACAATTACTCTTAAAAGCAAACCATTAAGTACAAGTTAATCCCATTTCAGTCTACAGTCACAGCTGTGAtactgtgtttaaatgtgtgagGATAATGATAacaatacataatatataacatGCAGACTTTATTCTCACTGGTATTTATTGGAAATGCTTTGTAAAAATAACACTCTTTATCAAATTATCCGTGTTTTCCATTCTTGAACATTTCCAGTCTTTAGACAATGAAGGCAGTCACACTGACACAGTCGGtcacacatttttaaagccGTCTGAACCATAAAATAGTAGAAACAAATCAAAAGCTATTGATACATCAGCATACCTTCAAACACTCCTGATTTTCATTGGTTCTGGCCTTTGTCCCGCAATATATCCCCCATTTTGGTCATTTCTCCCACAAATCTCATAGTGATACACAAATCAAATgggtgtgtttcaggtgttgtgTGGGACATGTGTTACCATATTATAGATTGGGAAAACAGTATAGTATCGTGGTACCTGTCAACCCAGTCTGGACTGCGACACACTGAAAATGTCCTGGACACACATATACGCACACATTCGCACCTTAGCCTTTGTGATGTAAATTTGAGAGATGCagactttttttctcactgtgaGCTATGAATTTAAGACTATTTAAAGTAACAAGTCCTTTCCATCTGTGGTGTATGAAGGCGTTTAGAGTGAGTCATTTGCCGATTCCCCATAAACCTCGCCTTTGTTCCCATCCTAATGTTGTTAGGTATGCCTCAGATCTCAATAATAATGACTGCTGATTGCGTCTCAAGCTtagaaaacactgaaaaatcAACCCAAAACACTTCAATATTTGGTTTTACAAtaattatgattttattttgaggCTATGCTCCAAGAAATGTACTCAACAATCCACTTGTAGGCACATCTGTGAGTTATGAAACAATCAATAATGTAACAATTCTGTTGATTTGAGTTGATGTTTCCTTAAAGTAGAATTACAGTGGAGCAGCATGTGATGCCCAGTATAATGAGGAAGGAATGAGATTAACTGAAAACCACACTATGGCTGGCTTCAGTatctaaaatgttatttttattgtcGAATTCAGACAAATCATTTCTTACAGCCACGTGTGTTAATGCAGAAATCTATTTTTAATATTCAGCAACCTAGTCGTATGCACTCTTAGGATCGTTAGGGGTCCTATTGGGTCTTGTCAAGTCGTATCTAAAAGAAATTTTCAGATTAAAACCTACAGAGCAACAATAGTTggaacttggaaaaaaaagtctcacGCAATTGTCCCCTATTGTCCACCGGGCGCGTCTACGCTGCGTTCCAGAGACGCCACGGGCCCTGCAAGCAATCACTGCCATTCACCTCAATGCCTGATATCCTACCAGCCGTGCCACAGCGCATCCCAGAAGCGTTCGTGGAGTGGCTCTCGAACAGCCaagcaggaagtaaaacagcGGGACAACCCAGTCAATTCaccacagaccccccccccccaatatctTTTATGTCTTCTACAACGCCACAGACAACAATCTTGGAGGTTGAAAAACATAATAGATATCACAGTTTTCTTTTTACGGGCCACACCAGAAAGgagaaggcatggagtttaattgcaggagtgcttggagtggaaggtagatactAGCTTAATAAACACGTGATTCTTCTGTTAAGTACTTGTCGAGACAGTAAAATCTGCGAGACCCTTCTGAGACACTCCAGGTGTGGTATGGCACGTGAGCAAAACCGGAACTCAGCACAGCGTGCCCAATGGAGAATCGGAGTAAGTCCAGTCTCCTGTATTAAAACCTATATTAAAAGTCCTGGTCTGGCCCTTTAAATTTGTCCTcctctcttcatcctcttctGCTTTAGTTTTCCAAGGTGCCAAGTTCCCACGTAATGCTTTAACTCTCCTTAAGCGGCTGGTACTCTGGCAGGCGGACTGCTGTTGACCTGTTTTAGTCTTTGAGCAGTCCAAGCTTTCGGAGTGCTTCTTTTCGATCGGCTCCCATCCCGGGCACCACCATCACCGTATAGCCCACTGAGTTTGCGTGTTTGCGGGGTACAGGCTGACAGTTTCCACCGCTTCTGTGGTTGTCCAGGGTAGCAGAGCGCTCCAGACCACTTACCTTCAATCCACTGGGCTGAGACGGATCAGATACAGACACATGCTGTTGGTCTCGTCTGGAGTAGTGATGGAAACTGGCACTGTTCTGCAGAGGCTTGGTTTTGGGCTCTGTGGGCACTTTAGAATGACAAAACGATGGGCTTCTTGATGGATTACCATTAGATGGACCTCTAGTAGATCTTGTGTGGTCTAGAGAGGAGTGAGATTTAGGGGGACACAACGGGGCTACTGTCTCAACATCTGGATGTTGGTCTTTAAGGAGACCCAGCTTCTGCAAAGCTTCCAATCTCACGACCTGGGGATCTGTTGCATTCTTCAAATTGTATGAAGAGTCTGAGGTTATGGAtgcttcattttttgttttcacagctATGTTGGCAGGAATCGTTTTTGGTTTGGGGGCCACGACCGGAGGACCTGTCTTAGACTTAAAGGCCTTTGAGTGGGATCTGTCAAATCCTAGCAGATTTCCGAGTTTTGGGCCTTCCACTGTGACAGGAAGGTGCTCGTCCAACTCTATAGTATGATCAATTGTGGGACATAGAGGCGTTTTCTTTGTGGAGGCACTTCTTCGCAGATGAACAAGTGCTTCATAGGACAGAGGACCTCTGGGTAAACCTTCAGCTGTCCTAACTGAGTAGTCCCTGGGTTTGGTGGGAGGAGGTATCACAAAACTAACCTTTAATGGTACGTGGGGAGCGACAGGTTTCCGGGTGTGTTTGTGATCGGGCTTGTTGCTTGAAGGAGTGACGTGAGGCTTAGAGCTGATGTTTTTATCTGGAGGGACACTCAGCTTGACATTGGTTGCAGAACACGGAGAGCTGCTTGCCAGAACAAAAGGTGTAGGAACCAGGTAGCTCAGCATGAGTTTGGTGTcaacattttcctttttgtgttCCACAGAGGCAAGTTTCTGTGAAcctaataaaacaaacatgtgcGTTATTAAAAAGGAGTTAATTCATTTATGCTAATTCTGCATCTGTGCCTAGAGATGAACTCACCGTTGAGCTTGTGTTTGCTCATGGAGGCTGACAGCTCGGCCCGTTTGGTAGCGAGGATGCCAGGGCTGGGCAGTCGGTCAGGTTCGTCATTGGACAGTCCACTGTCCTCCTCAGTGTCCAAAGACTCAATAGTCTCCTCCAAAAACATGAGACAGGCCTTTTCTTCAGCAGACAAGTGCTCCAGACTATCATCACTCTGTAATGCATAAAAGAAGGGCTTTCCTTTTGACATCAAATCCAGAACTATACATCCCAAAGGTGACATACAATCTTAGAAATGAACGAAATAGAACAATTGATTGTTTAAGACCTTAAactgttcatttttaaattcaaaactaTGAAACCAGATGCATTCCTAGGCTTTTATGCTTCAGCTCATGGCTTTGTCTTGATATTTCCATTTATCCATTTATATTTTCCAATTACTTTGTACAATGAGTTGTGGTAGAACTAATATGTTT is a genomic window containing:
- the zgc:158258 gene encoding specifically androgen-regulated gene protein, producing MPKSDTWPGGVGLETMTGMDSAGSCDSVVSANSAFSDDSLEHLSAEEKACLMFLEETIESLDTEEDSGLSNDEPDRLPSPGILATKRAELSASMSKHKLNGSQKLASVEHKKENVDTKLMLSYLVPTPFVLASSSPCSATNVKLSVPPDKNISSKPHVTPSSNKPDHKHTRKPVAPHVPLKVSFVIPPPTKPRDYSVRTAEGLPRGPLSYEALVHLRRSASTKKTPLCPTIDHTIELDEHLPVTVEGPKLGNLLGFDRSHSKAFKSKTGPPVVAPKPKTIPANIAVKTKNEASITSDSSYNLKNATDPQVVRLEALQKLGLLKDQHPDVETVAPLCPPKSHSSLDHTRSTRGPSNGNPSRSPSFCHSKVPTEPKTKPLQNSASFHHYSRRDQQHVSVSDPSQPSGLKVSGLERSATLDNHRSGGNCQPVPRKHANSVGYTVMVVPGMGADRKEALRKLGLLKD